From Ancylobacter pratisalsi, one genomic window encodes:
- a CDS encoding Arc family DNA-binding protein, whose protein sequence is MSRQDPQVVVRLPIELKDWLDGQARVNGSSRTWEIVRSIRERMARAGKSIGD, encoded by the coding sequence ATGTCACGACAGGATCCCCAAGTGGTCGTCCGACTGCCGATCGAGCTGAAGGATTGGCTCGACGGGCAGGCCCGGGTCAACGGCTCCTCCCGCACGTGGGAGATTGTCCGTTCGATCCGCGAGCGGATGGCTCGCGCGGGTAAATCAATAGGCGACTGA